A single genomic interval of Mycolicibacterium sp. MU0053 harbors:
- a CDS encoding class I adenylate-forming enzyme family protein, whose translation MLTASIPDEIRAAVREYPHTPVQVYSDVHPDDTTLGELFDESCRVAASLAALGVRPGDVVAIQLPNWRQCFTAHAASWLCGAVVLPIVPIYGPAEVAFVVGQSGARVLITAREIRRRDAAPTLAAVADSAALKVRVLVGDPLRGTVSYAELAEAAPTSLAPVPAGAGDRCLLVYTSGTTAEPKGVQHTHASLLDEIRSMDELRSAGPGLTTLSVFPPGHIAGTLGILRMFCRANTTLAMDSWDAEKAARLIAERAVAASGGAPIHLKGILDVAERDGLDLSSLREYTTGAASVAGSLIRRADRLGVGAFRCYGSSEQPTISSGRPEDSLDKRADTDGRLTPGTEIRIVDDAGRAVEGGRAGEIWTRGPDLFSGYTDAGHSAASLVDGWFRTGDVGCLDADGYLTITDRKKDIIVRGGENISSKEVEDVLSSHPAVAEAAAVGAADDTFGERVCAFVVVAAGHSFAIGDAAAHFAAAGLARQKVPERIVVVEELPRTASGKVQKHLLRAQLQSTNAN comes from the coding sequence ATGCTGACCGCGAGCATTCCCGACGAGATCCGCGCCGCCGTGCGCGAATACCCGCACACCCCGGTGCAGGTGTACAGCGACGTTCATCCCGACGACACCACGCTGGGTGAGCTGTTCGACGAAAGCTGCCGGGTCGCGGCAAGCCTGGCTGCCCTCGGCGTACGTCCCGGCGACGTGGTCGCGATCCAGCTGCCCAACTGGCGGCAATGTTTCACCGCACATGCGGCCAGCTGGCTGTGCGGCGCCGTGGTGTTGCCGATCGTGCCGATCTACGGGCCCGCCGAGGTCGCGTTCGTCGTCGGTCAGTCCGGCGCTCGCGTGCTGATCACCGCCCGTGAGATCCGCCGCCGCGACGCTGCACCCACCCTGGCCGCGGTGGCCGACTCGGCTGCCTTGAAGGTGCGGGTGCTCGTCGGCGACCCGCTGCGGGGCACGGTGTCCTACGCCGAGTTGGCCGAGGCCGCGCCGACCAGTCTGGCTCCGGTGCCGGCCGGCGCGGGCGACCGTTGCCTGCTCGTCTACACCTCTGGCACCACCGCCGAACCCAAGGGCGTGCAACATACCCACGCGAGTCTGCTCGACGAGATCCGCTCGATGGACGAATTGCGGTCGGCCGGGCCGGGACTGACCACGCTGTCGGTGTTTCCGCCCGGCCATATCGCCGGAACGCTGGGCATCCTGCGAATGTTCTGCCGGGCCAACACCACGCTCGCGATGGATTCCTGGGACGCCGAAAAGGCGGCGCGCCTCATCGCCGAGCGCGCCGTGGCCGCATCCGGCGGTGCGCCGATCCATCTCAAGGGCATTCTCGACGTCGCCGAACGGGACGGCCTGGACCTCTCCAGTCTGCGTGAATACACCACCGGGGCGGCGAGCGTCGCGGGCTCGCTGATCCGTCGGGCGGACCGGCTGGGAGTCGGGGCATTCCGCTGTTACGGGTCCTCCGAACAGCCGACCATCAGCTCGGGGCGTCCCGAGGATTCGCTGGACAAGCGCGCCGACACCGACGGTCGGCTCACCCCGGGCACCGAGATCCGGATCGTCGACGACGCGGGCCGCGCCGTCGAAGGTGGCCGCGCGGGCGAGATATGGACCCGCGGACCCGACTTGTTCAGCGGCTACACCGACGCGGGGCACAGCGCCGCGAGCCTGGTCGACGGCTGGTTCCGCACCGGTGACGTCGGCTGCCTGGACGCCGACGGCTATCTGACCATCACCGATCGCAAGAAGGACATCATCGTCCGCGGCGGCGAGAACATCTCGTCGAAGGAGGTCGAGGACGTCCTCAGCAGCCATCCGGCGGTCGCCGAAGCGGCCGCGGTGGGCGCGGCCGACGACACCTTTGGCGAGCGGGTCTGCGCCTTCGTGGTCGTCGCCGCGGGTCACAGCTTTGCAATCGGCGACGCCGCAGCACATTTCGCTGCGGCTGGGTTGGCTCGGCAGAAGGTCCCGGAGCGCATTGTCGTGGTCGAGGAGCTTCCGCGCACGGCGAGCGGCAAGGTGCAGAAACACCTGTTGAGAGCACAACTGCAATCCACCAACGCGAACTGA
- a CDS encoding thiolase family protein, which translates to MGSAGGAVISGTGISQVKRRSGIAALELTAQAATAAIEDAGLSPADIDGVSTLGDVPADEAAAHLGLGGVGDLGDAFGPSGLLQPVVQACDVVAAGRARHVLVYRTVQMMGGTADAGPKPAKNTKSGASKAAAPGPGGFEHLVAAHAYSAANWLAMHCRRHMDLYGTTKEQLGWIAINARRNAARNPLAVYRDPITMAQYLSARPISSPFGLLDCDVPVDGSIAVVVSTPEHAANTPHGAVTVEATGGAPGAGGWTDRPDYPKMAATDAAADMWSKTALKPRDVDVAELYDGFSYLTLAWLEALGFCGDGEGGAFVDGGHRIAPTGELPLNTYGGQLSAGRMHGYWVLHEACQQLRGRAGPTTLPTRPEVAVVSAGGGPIAGCVLLSC; encoded by the coding sequence GTGGGATCAGCAGGGGGCGCCGTGATCTCGGGAACCGGGATCTCACAGGTCAAGCGCCGCAGCGGGATCGCCGCGCTGGAGTTGACCGCGCAGGCTGCGACCGCCGCGATCGAGGACGCCGGGCTGAGCCCCGCCGACATCGACGGTGTCAGCACGCTGGGGGACGTGCCGGCCGATGAAGCCGCGGCCCACCTCGGGCTCGGAGGTGTTGGTGACCTCGGGGATGCGTTCGGTCCCAGCGGCCTGCTGCAACCCGTGGTGCAGGCCTGCGACGTCGTCGCTGCGGGACGGGCCCGGCACGTGTTGGTCTACCGCACGGTGCAGATGATGGGCGGCACCGCCGATGCCGGTCCGAAGCCGGCCAAGAACACCAAGAGTGGGGCCTCGAAGGCGGCGGCACCGGGGCCCGGCGGTTTCGAGCATCTGGTTGCCGCCCACGCCTACTCGGCTGCCAACTGGCTGGCCATGCACTGCCGCAGACATATGGATCTCTACGGCACCACCAAGGAACAATTGGGCTGGATCGCGATCAATGCCCGTCGCAACGCCGCCCGCAATCCCCTTGCGGTGTACCGCGATCCGATCACCATGGCGCAGTATCTGAGTGCCCGACCGATCTCGTCGCCCTTCGGTCTGTTGGATTGCGATGTGCCGGTGGACGGATCCATCGCGGTGGTGGTCTCGACGCCCGAGCACGCCGCCAACACCCCGCACGGAGCGGTGACCGTCGAGGCCACCGGCGGTGCGCCGGGAGCCGGCGGCTGGACCGATCGACCGGACTACCCGAAGATGGCCGCCACCGACGCCGCCGCCGACATGTGGTCGAAGACCGCGCTGAAGCCCCGCGACGTGGACGTGGCCGAACTCTACGACGGCTTCAGTTATCTGACGCTGGCCTGGCTGGAAGCGCTCGGCTTCTGCGGGGACGGCGAGGGCGGCGCGTTCGTGGACGGTGGCCACCGCATTGCCCCGACGGGCGAACTGCCCCTGAACACCTACGGGGGCCAGCTCTCGGCCGGACGGATGCACGGCTACTGGGTTCTGCACGAAGCGTGTCAGCAGTTGCGGGGGCGCGCCGGCCCGACGACCCTGCCGACCCGCCCCGAGGTCGCGGTGGTGTCGGCCGGCGGCGGCCCCATCGCGGGATGTGTGTTGCTGTCATGCTGA
- a CDS encoding Zn-ribbon domain-containing OB-fold protein has protein sequence MTQSPELPVSIPRTLPELDEWSRPFWTAGAAGELRIAHCPSCRKYLHPPRPHCRDCGTAPEFVAVSGCGTVFTFTVAQQQFHPEVPTPFVIALVELDEQDDLRLVTNIVDCDPDAVTTGMRVKVGFEQQGAVFVPVFSPLS, from the coding sequence GTGACTCAATCGCCCGAATTGCCCGTTTCGATCCCGCGGACACTTCCCGAACTCGACGAATGGTCGCGGCCGTTCTGGACGGCCGGCGCGGCCGGGGAACTACGTATCGCCCATTGCCCCTCCTGCCGGAAGTACCTGCATCCGCCGCGGCCGCACTGTCGGGACTGCGGGACGGCGCCGGAGTTCGTCGCGGTCTCCGGTTGCGGCACGGTGTTCACGTTCACCGTGGCTCAGCAACAGTTCCACCCCGAAGTCCCAACGCCTTTCGTGATCGCACTCGTCGAACTCGACGAGCAGGACGATCTGCGGTTGGTGACCAACATCGTCGACTGCGACCCCGACGCGGTGACGACGGGGATGCGGGTCAAGGTGGGATTCGAGCAACAGGGCGCGGTGTTCGTCCCGGTCTTCTCCCCGCTGTCCTGA
- a CDS encoding acyl-CoA dehydrogenase has protein sequence MGIAIAEDHRELAGIVRAFLDARGARAAARNLLDAEAEQRPDFWSEVAGLGWLGLHVTEEYGGTGFGLPELVVVVEEFGRAVAPGPFVPTVMASAIIAAVGSDEQRARWLPGLVDGTVTAGVGLNANVSADGDRCSGDGAVVLGAGLADLVLVTVGDDVVVLDARADGLTVEVPANLDPTRRSGRVSFAQVELVPSAIITGGAAVAVAVARTIAAAEAVGGAQDCLESAVEYAKVREQFGRTIGTFQAIKHHLANMLVAAESATATVWDAARAAAAGAAAEQEFELMAAAAATLAFDAYVHNAELNIQVHGGIGFTWEHDAHLQLRRALTVRGLFGGRLAPADVFELTCKGVVRGNSINLPPEAEQLRSEIRREVSSWADLDEAQVRARLIETGFLMPHWPRPWGRAADAVEQLVIEQEMAAADIKRPDLGITSWTVLTLIQHGSQEQIDRLVEPALRGRQVWCQLFSEPGAGSDAAAVSTKGVRTDGGWVVNGQKVWTSGAQYCQLGLATVRTDPGASKHGGITMMIIDMAAPGVEVRPLRQITGAAEFNEVFLTDVFVPDDDVVGAAGDGWRIARATLGNERVSIGGGGVSASRGAVAAIAEATQRYGERVAGSVERAGRFLADEHALRLLNLRRVARSVAGAEPGPEGNVTKLLIADHVVDRAGLTAELFGADVALLTAPAKVSGLLVLGARGMTIAGGTSEVTRNQIAERILGLPRDPLLK, from the coding sequence TTGGGTATCGCAATCGCTGAAGACCACCGCGAACTAGCCGGAATCGTCCGGGCGTTCTTGGACGCGCGGGGGGCGCGGGCTGCCGCCCGTAACCTGCTCGATGCCGAGGCCGAACAGCGACCGGACTTCTGGTCTGAGGTGGCCGGGCTGGGCTGGCTGGGTCTGCACGTGACCGAGGAGTACGGCGGCACGGGTTTCGGCCTGCCAGAACTGGTGGTCGTGGTCGAAGAGTTCGGACGTGCGGTTGCGCCGGGACCATTCGTCCCCACCGTGATGGCCTCGGCGATCATCGCGGCCGTCGGCAGCGACGAGCAGCGGGCGCGCTGGTTGCCCGGCCTCGTCGACGGCACGGTGACCGCCGGCGTCGGTCTGAACGCCAACGTCAGCGCCGACGGCGATCGCTGTTCGGGTGACGGCGCGGTGGTCCTCGGCGCCGGGCTGGCCGATCTGGTGCTGGTGACCGTGGGTGACGACGTCGTGGTCCTCGACGCCCGCGCCGACGGGCTCACCGTCGAGGTCCCGGCCAACCTGGACCCCACCCGGCGATCGGGTCGGGTCAGCTTCGCCCAGGTGGAACTCGTGCCCTCCGCCATCATCACCGGTGGTGCGGCGGTGGCCGTCGCGGTGGCTCGGACCATCGCTGCGGCCGAAGCCGTTGGCGGAGCGCAGGATTGCCTGGAGTCCGCTGTGGAGTACGCGAAGGTGCGGGAGCAGTTCGGCCGCACCATCGGTACCTTCCAGGCGATCAAGCACCACCTGGCCAACATGTTGGTGGCGGCGGAATCGGCGACCGCGACGGTATGGGACGCGGCGCGGGCGGCCGCGGCCGGTGCTGCCGCCGAGCAGGAGTTCGAGCTGATGGCCGCCGCGGCTGCGACGCTCGCATTCGACGCCTACGTGCACAACGCCGAGCTGAACATCCAGGTGCACGGGGGCATCGGGTTCACCTGGGAGCACGATGCGCACCTGCAGTTGCGGCGCGCGTTGACGGTGCGCGGCCTCTTCGGTGGACGACTGGCCCCGGCCGATGTCTTCGAGCTGACGTGCAAGGGTGTGGTGCGGGGCAACTCGATCAACCTGCCGCCGGAAGCCGAGCAGTTGCGCAGCGAGATCCGGCGCGAGGTCTCGTCGTGGGCCGACCTCGACGAAGCACAGGTGCGGGCCCGGTTGATCGAGACCGGATTCCTGATGCCGCACTGGCCGAGGCCGTGGGGTCGGGCCGCGGACGCGGTGGAGCAGCTCGTCATCGAGCAGGAGATGGCCGCTGCCGACATCAAACGACCCGATCTGGGCATCACCAGTTGGACGGTGTTGACCCTGATCCAGCACGGCAGCCAGGAACAGATCGACCGGCTCGTCGAGCCCGCGTTGCGTGGCCGGCAGGTGTGGTGTCAGTTGTTCTCCGAGCCCGGCGCGGGTTCCGACGCGGCCGCGGTGAGCACGAAAGGTGTTCGCACCGACGGCGGTTGGGTTGTCAACGGCCAGAAGGTCTGGACCAGCGGTGCGCAGTACTGCCAACTCGGCCTCGCCACGGTGCGCACGGATCCGGGGGCATCCAAACATGGCGGCATCACGATGATGATCATCGATATGGCTGCCCCTGGCGTCGAGGTGCGCCCACTGCGCCAGATCACCGGCGCCGCCGAGTTCAACGAGGTGTTCCTCACCGATGTCTTCGTGCCCGACGATGATGTGGTCGGCGCGGCAGGTGACGGCTGGCGGATCGCTCGTGCCACCTTGGGCAACGAGCGGGTCAGTATCGGTGGCGGCGGGGTCTCGGCCAGCCGTGGAGCCGTGGCCGCCATCGCCGAGGCGACCCAACGGTACGGTGAGCGCGTCGCGGGTTCCGTGGAACGGGCCGGCCGATTCCTGGCCGACGAGCATGCCCTGCGCCTGCTGAATCTGCGTCGGGTCGCCCGCAGTGTGGCCGGCGCCGAACCGGGACCCGAAGGCAACGTGACCAAACTGCTGATCGCCGACCACGTGGTGGACCGCGCCGGACTGACCGCGGAGTTGTTCGGTGCCGACGTCGCACTGCTGACCGCCCCGGCGAAGGTGTCCGGACTGCTGGTACTCGGCGCCCGCGGCATGACGATCGCCGGCGGTACGTCCGAGGTCACCCGCAATCAGATCGCCGAACGCATCCTCGGCCTACCGCGCGACCCGCTGCTCAAGTGA
- a CDS encoding phosphotransferase family protein, translated as MSADNTAPRPGIPDDLRQWIREVTGAHQVAVKQVSGGASRQAWFVDADTDTGRQELFLRYDPRESPAGSAFHPLQVEAEIIAELHRHGIHVPRVLAAHPVVQAVLMDRVGGETWFRLIKDPDEQVRTAQDFITKLAALHRIDADELRIESLGTAGPVPGHVRAEIAAMRERVDKYGKPAPLLRFCIDWLERNVPGYDGPTVLVQGDTGPGNFMYADGAVTAIVDWELAHFGDPMDDIAWLSLRTVQDTFTDFPARLAEYEQLSGHRIDEDRVWYYRLFAETRLASMSPGTVDVRASAPPGSPDAGNSLIYGMLHRRLLVEALAHVVGIPDVPVELPDDDHRSDYSSVYDATAAALSGAAARSEDALAVRYVKGAARLVKFLAEVDRVGAEVDAAEIAELAGYLGTPPESVSGGRAALAELVGRGELAERDYVAQLWRGIKRDDYLTRTASGALRSRTWPPLQHRIEGDQDRWVSQSLKTTAN; from the coding sequence GTGAGCGCTGACAACACCGCGCCGCGGCCGGGGATTCCCGACGACCTGAGGCAATGGATCCGCGAGGTCACCGGTGCGCACCAGGTCGCCGTCAAGCAGGTATCCGGCGGTGCCAGCCGACAGGCGTGGTTCGTCGATGCGGACACCGACACCGGCCGCCAGGAGCTGTTCCTGCGGTACGACCCCCGAGAGTCGCCGGCCGGCAGCGCGTTTCACCCGTTGCAGGTGGAAGCCGAGATCATCGCCGAACTGCACCGGCACGGCATACACGTGCCGCGGGTACTGGCCGCTCATCCCGTCGTCCAGGCCGTATTGATGGACCGCGTTGGCGGCGAGACCTGGTTCCGGTTGATCAAAGACCCCGACGAACAAGTGCGCACCGCTCAGGATTTCATCACCAAACTGGCTGCGTTGCATCGCATCGACGCGGACGAGTTACGCATCGAGAGCCTCGGAACCGCCGGCCCGGTGCCCGGGCATGTGCGTGCCGAGATCGCGGCAATGCGTGAGCGCGTCGACAAGTACGGCAAACCCGCACCGCTGCTCCGGTTCTGCATCGATTGGCTCGAGCGCAACGTCCCCGGTTACGACGGCCCGACGGTACTGGTCCAGGGCGACACCGGACCGGGCAACTTCATGTACGCCGACGGTGCGGTGACCGCGATAGTCGACTGGGAGCTGGCGCATTTCGGCGACCCCATGGACGATATCGCCTGGCTGTCGCTGCGCACCGTGCAGGACACGTTCACCGACTTCCCCGCTCGGCTCGCCGAGTACGAACAGCTCTCGGGCCATCGCATCGATGAGGACCGGGTCTGGTACTACCGGCTGTTCGCCGAGACCCGACTGGCCTCGATGAGCCCGGGGACCGTCGACGTCCGGGCCTCGGCCCCGCCCGGCTCGCCGGACGCGGGCAACAGCCTCATCTACGGCATGCTGCACCGGCGCCTACTGGTGGAGGCCCTGGCCCATGTGGTCGGCATCCCCGACGTACCCGTCGAACTGCCCGACGACGACCACCGCTCGGACTACTCGTCGGTCTACGATGCCACCGCGGCCGCGCTGTCCGGGGCCGCGGCGAGATCCGAGGACGCGTTGGCCGTGCGCTACGTCAAGGGCGCAGCGCGGCTGGTGAAGTTCCTCGCCGAGGTGGATCGCGTCGGCGCCGAGGTCGATGCCGCCGAGATCGCGGAGTTGGCAGGGTATTTGGGAACACCACCGGAATCGGTGTCGGGGGGCCGCGCGGCCCTGGCGGAGCTGGTCGGCCGCGGAGAGTTGGCCGAGCGCGACTATGTCGCCCAACTGTGGCGCGGCATCAAGCGCGACGACTACCTGACCCGCACGGCCTCCGGCGCCTTGCGAAGCCGAACCTGGCCGCCGCTCCAGCACCGCATCGAAGGAGATCAGGACCGTTGGGTATCGCAATCGCTGAAGACCACCGCGAACTAG
- a CDS encoding enoyl-CoA hydratase/isomerase family protein, which translates to MTQAGMGAAQTLDTGTDTVLAETIDGVGVITLNRPQRRNALHVEMYAAVPALLQRFADDDGVGAVVITGAGGAFCAGGDVRDGGSAKLVSTGDPEELVRSRAELLTEHARMVTLLHAMPKVTIAALPGAAVGAGMSIALAADLRIAARSARLVPGWSKLAFSGDFGGAWFLTRLVGPAKALELLIGDSPIDAAAGTELGLFNRVVEDSELPAATLRWAAQIAAGPTYAFAGTKANILDAHRLSLEEALRQESERMVRSGMTQEHRDAVQRWLANAAKTGGKRER; encoded by the coding sequence GTGACGCAGGCCGGCATGGGCGCGGCCCAGACCCTGGACACCGGCACCGACACGGTGCTGGCCGAGACCATCGACGGCGTCGGGGTCATCACGTTGAACCGGCCGCAGCGTCGTAACGCCCTGCACGTCGAGATGTATGCCGCGGTGCCCGCATTGTTGCAGCGATTTGCCGACGACGACGGCGTCGGGGCCGTGGTGATCACCGGGGCCGGCGGTGCGTTCTGCGCCGGTGGCGACGTGCGCGACGGCGGTTCGGCCAAGCTGGTGTCCACCGGTGATCCGGAGGAGTTGGTGCGATCCCGCGCCGAGTTGTTGACCGAGCATGCCCGAATGGTCACGCTGTTGCATGCGATGCCGAAGGTGACGATCGCGGCGCTGCCGGGTGCCGCTGTCGGTGCCGGGATGAGCATTGCCTTGGCCGCGGACCTGCGGATCGCCGCCCGTTCGGCCCGGTTGGTGCCCGGCTGGTCGAAGCTGGCATTCTCCGGCGATTTCGGCGGGGCATGGTTCCTGACCCGGCTGGTCGGACCCGCCAAGGCCTTGGAGCTGTTGATCGGTGACAGTCCGATCGACGCCGCCGCCGGTACCGAACTGGGCCTGTTCAACCGGGTTGTCGAGGACAGCGAGTTGCCCGCGGCCACCCTGCGGTGGGCCGCCCAGATCGCCGCCGGGCCCACCTATGCTTTTGCGGGGACCAAGGCCAACATTCTGGACGCGCACCGGCTTTCGCTCGAGGAGGCACTGCGCCAGGAAAGCGAGCGGATGGTCCGCAGCGGAATGACCCAGGAACATCGAGACGCGGTCCAGCGATGGCTGGCCAACGCGGCCAAGACCGGTGGCAAACGTGAGCGCTGA
- a CDS encoding FAS1-like dehydratase domain-containing protein, which produces MTQTEQAQDFDHAIKDEDIERAQLLLGIDAPISIDEHHRELSTDAIRQFAIGYGDDNPLFVDPEYAAKTRWGGPIAPPMIHCALSRKMLGDPIPEDIRKATRGLFSGVHLFVSGQDTEWFLPVRPGDQLFGFGGMETTQVKNSEYAGRSVIRIRRAVRINQRAEVVAIERTILIATERKKSRERGKYMDLTAATYTDEQIAEIDEIYAAEGPRGAEPRYYEDVQIGEALPKMVKGPLTLTDMISFHAGGYGFGPYGIGGARVGYKNRQRVPKFYIKNAAGIPDVAQRLHWENEWSQSIGNPMAYDYGVMRECWLTHYLTDWMGDDGWLVRQHDEMRKFNFIGDTQFITGEVVAKRVENGNAVVDVEFRATSQRGEVTAPATATVALPSREYGPVVLPQPDADLRRKAAAMMARHNELSRGKPR; this is translated from the coding sequence ATGACACAGACCGAGCAGGCGCAGGACTTCGATCACGCGATCAAGGACGAGGACATCGAGCGGGCACAGCTGCTGCTCGGCATCGACGCGCCCATCAGTATCGACGAACACCACCGCGAGTTGAGCACCGACGCAATCCGCCAGTTCGCGATCGGCTACGGCGACGACAACCCGCTGTTCGTCGACCCCGAGTACGCGGCGAAGACTCGGTGGGGCGGACCGATCGCGCCCCCGATGATTCACTGCGCACTGTCGCGCAAGATGCTCGGTGACCCGATTCCCGAGGATATCCGCAAGGCCACCCGCGGACTGTTTTCCGGTGTACACCTTTTCGTGTCCGGGCAGGACACCGAATGGTTTCTGCCCGTGCGGCCCGGCGATCAATTGTTCGGATTCGGCGGCATGGAGACCACGCAGGTCAAGAACAGCGAGTACGCCGGCCGCTCCGTCATCCGGATCCGGCGCGCGGTGCGCATCAACCAGCGCGCCGAGGTCGTCGCGATCGAGCGGACCATCCTAATCGCCACCGAACGCAAGAAGTCCCGGGAGCGCGGCAAGTACATGGACCTCACGGCCGCGACCTACACCGATGAACAGATCGCGGAGATCGACGAGATCTATGCGGCCGAGGGCCCCCGCGGGGCCGAACCGCGCTACTACGAGGACGTCCAGATCGGCGAGGCGCTGCCGAAGATGGTCAAGGGTCCGCTGACCCTCACCGACATGATCAGTTTCCACGCCGGGGGATACGGCTTCGGTCCCTATGGAATCGGCGGCGCGCGAGTCGGTTACAAGAATCGCCAGCGGGTCCCCAAGTTCTACATCAAGAATGCGGCCGGAATTCCGGACGTCGCCCAACGACTGCACTGGGAGAACGAGTGGTCGCAGTCGATCGGCAACCCAATGGCCTACGACTACGGTGTCATGCGCGAATGCTGGTTGACCCACTACCTCACCGACTGGATGGGCGACGACGGCTGGCTGGTGCGCCAGCACGACGAGATGCGTAAGTTCAACTTCATCGGTGACACGCAGTTCATCACCGGTGAAGTGGTCGCCAAGCGCGTCGAAAACGGGAACGCCGTAGTCGATGTGGAGTTCCGTGCGACCAGCCAACGCGGCGAGGTCACCGCGCCGGCCACCGCGACCGTGGCGCTGCCGAGTCGCGAGTACGGTCCGGTGGTGCTCCCGCAGCCCGATGCGGACCTGCGCCGCAAGGCCGCGGCAATGATGGCGCGGCACAACGAATTGTCCCGCGGTAAGCCGCGGTGA
- a CDS encoding cytochrome P450 family protein yields MSKNIGTLEKTDLDTREMLDHPHARFAYLREHHPVSWATATGLLQGKGGYMLTRYDDVQFVFNDERFSTDVLKNTNAGKFVWLLPPSLRMLAQTMVFKDDPDHKRLRTLVHKAFTPKLVSTMAPDITKIAEKLADDIAAKRDVDLVHEYAIRLPLAVIATMLGVADEDRDQFAFLVEKLGSQQGNMLRGVPTARKLVKLFEALIDARRLNPDEGLISELVRANEGGDRLSHKELVSMVFLLLLAGHDTTANLIGNSVLTLIENPDQLELLRRQPELLDSTAIEELLRFTSPVADGAARFALEDMELHGVSIPKGAQVLGAITSANRDESVFDDPESLDLTRKPNRHLAFAFGIHYCLGHQLARLEGRTALATLLERFPNWELATAPETLRYKPTVSLRGLTRLPIRMY; encoded by the coding sequence ATGTCGAAAAATATTGGCACACTGGAGAAAACCGATCTCGATACCCGCGAGATGCTCGACCACCCGCATGCGCGCTTCGCCTATCTGCGGGAGCACCATCCGGTGTCGTGGGCCACCGCGACCGGCCTGCTGCAGGGCAAGGGCGGCTATATGTTGACCCGCTACGACGACGTCCAGTTCGTCTTCAATGACGAGCGGTTCTCCACCGACGTCTTGAAGAACACGAATGCGGGCAAGTTCGTCTGGCTGTTGCCGCCGAGCCTGCGGATGCTCGCCCAGACCATGGTGTTCAAGGACGACCCCGACCACAAGCGGCTGCGCACCCTGGTGCACAAGGCCTTCACCCCGAAGCTGGTCTCCACCATGGCGCCGGATATCACCAAGATCGCCGAGAAACTTGCCGATGACATCGCGGCAAAACGCGATGTCGACCTGGTGCACGAGTACGCCATTCGGCTCCCGCTCGCGGTGATCGCAACCATGCTCGGCGTCGCCGACGAGGACCGGGACCAGTTCGCCTTCCTCGTGGAGAAGTTGGGAAGCCAGCAGGGCAACATGCTGCGGGGTGTCCCGACAGCGCGCAAGCTCGTCAAGCTGTTCGAGGCCCTCATCGACGCCCGGCGCCTGAATCCCGACGAGGGCCTGATCTCCGAACTGGTCCGTGCCAACGAGGGCGGTGACCGGCTCAGCCACAAAGAGCTCGTCTCCATGGTCTTCCTGCTGCTGCTGGCCGGACACGACACCACCGCCAACCTGATCGGCAACAGCGTGCTGACGCTCATCGAGAATCCCGATCAATTGGAACTGTTGCGACGTCAGCCTGAGCTGCTCGACTCCACCGCCATCGAGGAGCTGCTGCGGTTCACCTCGCCGGTTGCCGACGGCGCCGCGCGGTTCGCGTTGGAGGACATGGAGCTGCACGGGGTCTCGATCCCGAAGGGCGCGCAGGTGCTCGGCGCCATCACCTCGGCCAATCGTGACGAATCGGTGTTCGACGACCCGGAGTCGCTCGATCTGACGCGTAAACCCAATCGGCACTTGGCCTTCGCCTTCGGCATTCACTACTGCCTGGGCCACCAGCTGGCGCGGCTGGAGGGGCGCACGGCACTGGCCACGCTGCTCGAGCGCTTCCCCAACTGGGAACTCGCCACCGCGCCGGAGACCTTGCGGTACAAGCCCACGGTGTCGCTTCGAGGGTTGACCAGATTACCGATACGGATGTACTGA